Proteins encoded in a region of the Haloarcula sp. CBA1129 genome:
- a CDS encoding YbhB/YbcL family Raf kinase inhibitor-like protein has protein sequence MADLQLRSPAFSDGDRIPEEHGYSAANTNPPLEVENVPSDASSLLLIVDDPDAEEPAGKVWDHWIIWNIPADIGQIPEGWEPDAATEGQNDFGEVGWGGPNPPDREHTYRFLLYALDTTLDLSAAADKDDVYDAASGHVVEKAQLNGTYPA, from the coding sequence ATGGCAGACCTACAGCTCCGAAGCCCGGCCTTCAGCGACGGCGACCGTATCCCCGAGGAACACGGCTACTCGGCAGCGAACACGAACCCCCCGCTGGAGGTGGAGAACGTCCCGTCAGATGCGTCGTCACTTCTCCTCATCGTTGACGACCCGGACGCCGAAGAGCCGGCCGGGAAGGTGTGGGACCACTGGATTATCTGGAACATCCCGGCCGACATCGGGCAAATTCCGGAGGGCTGGGAGCCCGATGCGGCCACAGAGGGACAAAACGACTTCGGCGAGGTCGGCTGGGGCGGTCCGAACCCACCGGACCGGGAGCACACGTACCGGTTCCTGCTGTACGCGCTAGATACAACGCTCGACCTCTCCGCGGCAGCAGACAAGGACGACGTGTACGACGCGGCTAGCGGTCACGTCGTGGAAAAAGCGCAATTAAACGGTACGTATCCAGCGTAA
- a CDS encoding NAD-dependent epimerase/dehydratase family protein produces the protein MDVSEKRIVVTGGAGFIGSHLVERLVSNNDVTVVDNESNGQSEWVHEDATYLDGDLTDPDVVAEAITSDVDLVVHLAASKLVDTDTPRRQFEDNSDITYNILERLQEVGVENLVFTSSSTVYGEAPRPTPEDYAPLEPISVYGATKLAEESLVSTYAHSHDIQSWVFRFANIVGPRLRGAVIPDFIEKLTEDPSTLTILGDGRQEKSYMHSSECIDAMLFAVEHADKDHNVFNLGTRTTTSVDRIASIVADEMGIDPEYEYTGGDRGWTGDVPRMRLSVDKLSALGWEPEQSSDDAVRQSTRELLEEL, from the coding sequence ATGGACGTATCAGAGAAGCGAATAGTCGTCACCGGTGGGGCGGGCTTTATCGGGTCACATCTGGTCGAACGCCTCGTTTCGAACAACGACGTTACTGTCGTCGACAACGAATCTAACGGGCAGTCTGAATGGGTTCACGAGGACGCCACGTACCTCGACGGCGACCTCACTGACCCGGATGTGGTCGCCGAAGCAATCACGAGCGATGTCGACCTCGTCGTCCATCTAGCGGCGTCGAAACTGGTCGACACGGACACGCCCCGTCGCCAGTTCGAGGACAACAGCGATATCACGTACAACATCCTCGAACGACTGCAGGAAGTCGGCGTCGAAAATCTCGTGTTTACGTCGTCGTCCACGGTATACGGCGAAGCACCGCGGCCGACGCCGGAGGACTACGCGCCGCTTGAGCCGATCAGCGTCTACGGCGCGACGAAACTCGCCGAGGAGTCGCTTGTCTCGACGTACGCCCACAGCCACGACATCCAATCGTGGGTGTTCCGGTTTGCGAACATCGTCGGCCCGCGCCTGCGCGGCGCGGTGATTCCGGACTTCATCGAGAAGCTCACCGAGGACCCGTCGACGCTGACGATTCTCGGCGACGGCCGTCAGGAGAAGTCCTACATGCACAGTTCCGAATGCATCGACGCGATGCTGTTCGCTGTCGAGCACGCCGACAAAGACCACAACGTGTTCAATCTCGGGACGCGGACGACCACATCAGTCGACCGCATCGCCAGTATCGTCGCCGACGAGATGGGCATCGACCCCGAGTACGAGTACACCGGCGGCGACCGCGGCTGGACCGGCGACGTGCCCCGGATGCGCCTCTCCGTCGACAAGCTCTCGGCGCTGGGCTGGGAGCCAGAACAGTCGAGCGACGACGCCGTACGACAGTCGACCCGCGAACTGCTCGAAGAACTCTGA